Proteins encoded within one genomic window of Scheffersomyces stipitis CBS 6054 chromosome 3, complete sequence:
- a CDS encoding serine/threonine protein kinase (go_function protein kinase activity; ATP binding~go_process protein amino acid phosphorylation), which yields MPVPPPNAYAPGTKLTVGSHQIQIIQYISAGGFAHVYTCHISPAFQGSDIACLKRVAVPSKWQLTLLRQEVDAMRRLRGNKHIVSYIDSHASRMTSNTPNANSDQQYEVFLLMEYCQNNGLIDFMNTRLVNKLNEREIVDIMFQVTIGVAMCHHLRPPLIHRDIKIENVLIDGNGTYKLCDFGSAVGYIAPPKSASELSVLREDIMQHTTPQYRAPEMIDLSKGFPIDDKSDIWALGCFLYKLCYYTTPFESPSHSSLEDMETAILNSSTTLRFRDSPGSMFSARLKNVIKCCLRPDPRRRPNAVQLLGEIAVMRGDSKAPDVVPFSVKESIRKSSKTEEVNAENVDSVKKAPVSVQVQTSLSIAGTKTPDPFASIDKSKLLGSAGAEIPRSKSTHIRGPSADTKTHNLNIYNDEVDLYKHANKSTSALVNYVQSQLSGNQSTNLVSGRRSLESRSDNDTLDFLRNKEEKNHSLKNFARNDTGGSIKLAISHLRKISTGGSINGVQSPAHTGEKPSKRNSVKKILTGGKLRKSSSEASKSDEHDHLRIPERPYPKLSIQKRMQMLKGSSAPVRKSAAGYGKYTDTSAADDIEAINATLSANSTSSSDKIGGPPKVPLSLSSSRDQIVVDKKRFSQPKYKPSGKKGPPPKPKKPVHLKSSETKQRRGSNSSDVSLPDVDDLEKQFSKRFPSYV from the exons ATGCCCGTTCCTCCGCCCAACGCGTACGCTCCTGGAACGAAGCTCACGGTGGGCCTGCACCAGATCCAGATCATCCAGTACATTCTGGCTGGAGGCTTTGCTCATGTCTACACCTGTCACATTCTGCCAGCGTTCCAAGGTCTGGATATCGCCTGCTTGAAACGGGTAGCAGTGCCTTCCAAGTGGCAGTTGACTTTACTCAGACAAGAGGTAGATGCTATGCGACGTTTGCGAGGGAACAAACACATCGTCAGCTACATAGACTCGCATGCCCTGAGAATGACATCTAATACGCCTAATGCTAATTCAGACCAACAGTATGAGGTCTTCTTACTTATGGAGTATTGCCAGAACAATGGCTTAATTGACTTCATGAATACTCGTCTTGTGAACAAGCTTAATGAGCGTGAGATTGTGGATATTATGTTTCAGGTTACTATCGGCGTAGCCATGTGTCACCACCTCCGGCCACCACTCATTCATAGAGACATTAAGATTGAGAATGTGCTTATTGATGGAAATGGAACTTATAAATTGTGCGATTTCGGCTCTGCTGTCGGTTATATAGCTCCACCGAAACTGGCGCTGGAGCTACTGGTTTTACGTGAAGATATTATGCAACACACTACGCCCCAATACAGAGCTCCTGAGATGATAGACTTATCCAAGGGGTTCCCCATCGATGATAAGCTGGATATCTGGGCATTGGGCTGTTTTTTGTATAAGTTGTGCTACTACACGACTCCGTTCGAGCTGCCTAGCCATTCTTCGTTGGAAGATATGGAGACTGCCATTCTCAACAGCTCAACGACGTTGCGTTTCCGTGATCTGCCAGGTCTGATGTTTTCCGCAcgattgaaaaatgtcaTAAAATGCTGTCTCCGTCCTGATCCTCGTAGAAGACCAAACGCTGTACAGCTCTTGGGTGAAATTGCTGTCATGCGTGGAGACTCCAAAGCCCCTGACGTAGTTCCCTTCAGTGTGAAAGAACTGATTCGTAAGTCTTcaaagacagaagaa GTAAATGCTGAAAACGTGGATTCTGTGAAGAAAGCTCCTGTTTCTGTTCAGGTTCAAACATCTCTTCTGATAGCAGGAACGAAGACTCCCGATCCGTTTGCTTCAATAGATAAATCGAAGTTGCTTGGCTCGGCTGGAGCTGAGATTCCTCGGTCGAAGTCTACCCATATTCGCGGGCCATCAGCTGATACCAAGACTCACAATCTCAACATATACAATGACGAAGTTGATTTGTACAAACATGCAAACAAGTCGACATCTGCTTTGGTGAATTATGTCCAGAGCCAGTTGAGCGGTAACCAGAGCACTAACTTGGTtagtggaagaagaagcttgGAGTCTAGAAGTGATAATGATACCCTCGACTTCTTACGcaataaagaagaaaagaaccaTTCGCTCAAAAACTTCGCTAGAAACGACACTGGTGGTAGTATTAAGTTGGCCATTAGCCACTTAAGAAAAATCAGCACAGGAGGCAGTATCAATGGTGTTCAGAGTCCAGCTCATACGGGTGAAAAGCCCAGTAAGCGTAACAGTGTCAAAAAAATCTTGACTGGCGGAAAGCTCCGCAAATCCAGCTCTGAAGCTTCAAAATCTGATGAACATGATCATTTGAGAATTCCAGAAAGACCGTACCCAAAGCTCTCTATCCAGAAGAGAATGCAAATGTTGAAGGGATCCCTGGCTCCGGTGCGTAAACTGGCTGCAGGGTATGGGAAATACACTGACACCAGTGCTGCCGACGATATTGAAGCTATAAATGCCACGTTATCTGCCAACAGcacatcttcttctgac AAGATTGGGGGACCTCCGAAGGTCCCGTTAAGCTTATCGTCTAGTAGAGACCAAATAGTAGTAGACAAGAAACGGTTCTCTCAACCGAAGTACAAACCATCCGGCAAGA
- the BUB3.1 gene encoding cell cycle arrest protein (Mitotic spindle checkpoint protein): MPDFFELSTPSDLDIVSDFIFSPSDSNHALVSTWSNEILLYDCSAILANPDSPPRTEASVTFATDETPLCLSYAGSTGAFVGFLDGSIRPIDFENSQVDNGVNLAAPSSDDEIGNGINNFAVIPGKEKLLAASSFNGKLQVIDTRQRAPILVNQLSHDNQRRKIFTMDASDVYLTLGLNGNNIEIYDHRNLKIPVEKREVGLKYQIKDLKCFPNNEGFALSTIDGRVSVEYFDSSPQVQETKRFTFKCHRSHDKVTGADLVYPVNSIAFNKTYGTLFTAGSDGFVYLWDLEKRKRMRAYPQFLSEEDEHESIARIRLNYNDSLVGVATSDDNYNRRRRLSESNSSRQPSKVYVKVLGSTECKPKSQ, translated from the coding sequence ATGCCTGACTTCTTTGAACTTTCCACCCCGCTGGATTTGGACATTGTCTCCgatttcatcttttctCCGCTGGACCTGAACCACGCACTAGTCTCCACATGGTCCAATGAGATATTGCTCTACGACTGCTCTGCCATATTGGCTAATCCCGACTCTCCACCACGTACAGAGGCATCAGTGACGTTTGCAACCGACGAGACCCCGTTGTGTTTATCATACGCTGGTTCTACCGGTGCCTTTGTCGGTTTCCTCGATGGATCCATTCGTCCCATTGACTTTGAGAACTCGCAAGTAGACAATGGTGTCAACCTTGCGGCACCGTCCAGTGACGACGAGATAGGCAATGgaatcaacaactttgcCGTGATAcctggaaaagaaaagttattAGCTGCGAGTTCGTTCAATGGAAAATTGCAAGTAATCGATACAAGGCAACGTGCGCCTATATTGGTGAACCAGCTTTCACATGACAACCAGCGGCGTAAGATCTTCACTATGGACGCCAGCGATGTATACTTGACTTTGGGATTGAATGGCAACAATATTGAGATCTATGACCACCggaacttgaagattccTGTAGAGAAACGAGAAGTAGGACTCAAATACCAGATAAAAGACCTCAAGTGTTTTCCAAATAACGAGGGCTTCGCTCTATCGACAATTGACGGAAGAGTCTCTGTAGAGTATTTCGACTCTTCTCCGCAAGTCCAGGAGACGAAGCGGTTCACTTTCAAGTGCCATCGCTCTCATGATAAAGTCACGGGTGCCGATCTAGTGTATCCGGTAAATTCTATAGCTTTCAACAAGACATACGGTACTTTGTTCACAGCTGGCTCTGATGGATTTGTCTACTTATGGGACTTGGAAAAACGTAAGAGAATGAGAGCATATCCTCAATTTctatctgaagaagatgaacacGAGAGTATAGCCAGAATCAGACTTAATTATAATGACCTGCTTGTCGGTGTAGCCACCAGTGATGATAACTACAATCGAAGAAGACGCTTATCTGAGAGCAACAGTCTGCGTCAACCTAGTAAAGTCTATGTGAAGGTGCTTGGATCTACGGAGTGTAAACCCAAGAGCCAGTAG
- the RMS1 gene encoding putative transcription regulator: protein MPKFDEDSQKFTTWLESSGVTISPKIAIVDLRDQHQGRAVVAVEDIDADEVLYSIPRSSLINVTNCSLVDDHPHLKEKLQKLGHWEGLITVLLYELKAKKENSKWLPYFNVLPINDKENYQLNQLVHWSDEELKSLEPSLVLERVGKDDSLQMFNKLYPRIIIEELGLNELEGITTEDLYNVASLIMSYSFDVQLPKENVEEEDESQDEEGDEEEDLEVDDDDVLEGNEDSEEQEEVAEPDDIYKDDIENDGAVKSMVPLADTLNADTTLHNASLNHSEGDLIMKSIKPIKKGEQVYNSYFDHPNSEILRRYGYVESQGSSHDFGEVPLSLIKSYFVNNTNLTGEFLDQIFSILNDISESMEDVDEQVEIVLDSYDCYKSREVITELVFIVQVLSVISEINKEEHLDTLNDEARQKQINRIFQKCYQLIEGKKLTNNFKSNFQKILQTRLEQYPEVAALPYEDGVAFTRRKMAEVVLKSEYQSLKNCSDITETFQNGKMGKFGFIDDGKLIRNITKKRPAEESNVSKKKKKKVQ, encoded by the coding sequence atgCCCAAATTCGATGAGGATTCCCAAAAGTTCACAACTTGGTTGGAATCGTCCGGTGTAACGATTTCTCCTAAGATCGCCATAGTAGATTTGCGAGACCAACACCAGGGAAGAGCAGTAGTCgctgttgaagatattgatgCTGACGAGGTGTTGTATTCTATCCCAAGAAGCTCACTTATAAATGTAACTAACTGTTCTTTAGTGGATGACCATCCACATCTCAAGGAAAAGTTGCAAAAGTTGGGCCACTGGGAAGGTTTGATCACTGTACTCCTTTACGAATTGAAAGcgaaaaaggaaaacagCAAATGGCTTCCGTACTTCAATGTCTTGCCGATTAATGACAAGGAAAACTACcaattgaaccagttgGTTCATTGGtcagacgaagaattgaagagcTTGGAACCTTCTCTAGTTCTTGAAAGAGTAGGAAAGGATGACTCCTTACAAATGTTCAATAAATTGTATCCCAGGATTATaattgaagagttgggTTTGAACGAGTTGGAAGGAATTACGACAGAAGACTTGTACAATGTAGCCAGCTTAATTATGTCGTACTCCTTCGATGTTCAGCTTCCtaaagaaaatgtagaggaagaagatgaaagtCAAGACGAAGAGggagatgaagaagaagacttggaagtagatgacgatgacgtacttgaaggaaatgaagACAGCGAAGAGCaggaagaagttgctgaaCCTGATGACATTTACAAAGATGACATAGAAAACGATGGCGCAGTCAAATCAATGGTTCCATTGGCAGACACATTGAACGCAGATACCACTTTACACAATGCTAGTTTGAACCATTCTGAAGGAGACCTTATCATGAAAAGTATCAAGCCCATCAAAAAGGGAGAGCAAGTTTATAACAGTTACTTCGACCACCCTAATAGTGAAATTTTGAGAAGATACGGATATGTCGAATCACAAGGATCTCTGCACGATTTTGGTGAAGTACCATTGTCCCTAATCAAGAGCTACTTTGTGAATAACACTAATTTGACTGGAgaattccttgatcaaATCTTTTCTATTCTCAACGATATCTCAGAGTCCATGGAGGACGTAGACGAGCAGGTAGAAATTGTTTTGGACTCTTATGATTGTTATAAGAGTAGAGAAGTGATCACGGAGTTAGTATTTATAGTCCAAGTGTTATCAGTCATATCTgaaatcaacaaggaagaacaTCTCGATACATTGAATGACGAAGCAAGACAAAAGCAAATCAACCGTATCTTCCAGAAGTGCTACCAACTTATCGAAGGCAAGAAGctcaccaacaacttcaagtccaactttCAAAAGATTTTGCAAACCAGATTGGAACAATACCCTGAAGTTGCCGCTCTACCATATGAAGATGGAGTCGCATTCACTCGTAGAAAGATGGCTGAAGTTGTGTTGAAGTCTGAATACCAGTCTCTAAAGAACTGTTCGGATATAACCGAGACCTTCCAAAACGGAAAAATGGGTAAATTCGGCTTTATCGATGATGGTAAGTTGATTAGAAACATCACTAAGAAGAGGccagcagaagaaagtaacgtcagcaagaagaaaaagaagaaggtacaGTAA
- a CDS encoding predicted protein, with product MSSFFILQCLVIVLSLLRWTDAGFVQSQSCSSDLKGYLLEPFIIDVALDEVHKKLKFLINSQVKYYPNMSDTDIMISDVNYTTNRYTTFHIEVDFMGKTFIKENKRFCDVLAVKNTTDFMNSPRFPQPPAPETAPYQPASDKYNSTINAKRGVFAKREDIENPSLAINGTFFNTSLPETDAKFSDSWSEYFTTNNETIERLFSNSTGSLVQCPLYVNDSIVFYYEADISSHFHTLGSYSVRFSVVSNDLSSQLIGCNKVYVTPVQPDSISGVLLLGILMFLLVTAILNILIVVYSSYQESSNPFLFKASTICNEELLKQLDTTVPGIIMYLQFALFIGGLDLQYPGFYQPLIGQIRWCALLGVSILHRSVPETVTRMDNIYSTMNTGGLKSLTLFTSDKSILNNWPNFILCLIIVVGIIIAIQQSFLVLKILFSCIAKKFNIKKNCRKPDSDQINFTFKKNLYFIVGQALDAFLIIFGFPFLVFTSFMFTSAGDIRNKNKQYPSITALTNISFSNSSSYDQLIIPTDRSKILQTNNITVAGVNVTSFLDPSLNFTNVTTTIPNSSDWSTVASVSLAIGSILFALWVGLVGYFTFNYLISFKKFGLVRSKKISKLYTSMKTILLWSFFYNHYHPNKVYYVIIDIWSVLLKSLVIGLLQDHGSIQVACLIILEFLDLVLLFTIRPYFVKLSWVSSKSFLPLARVFVTILCIPYIRPLQLSEASRTYVAYVQLLIHLVVAIVFLIQLFYSFTKTIISIIRHHREKKEGSYNSKLASTESKDEFDMEFEYHPLKPSLFPTIDITSDNSFVAPKTPLEVDDEEDDDKFYYRARNDLQSNTAFKDSQIAPEKVKLKRHFSEKTLLNKINESEDRDLSTNYEDSPNFSDTDLQSFAKEQQFSNLRKERNDYKVREGDQIYKKYFIDDSIDPEVKALWDSRPN from the exons ATGAGTTCATTTTTCATACTACAGTGTCTAGTGATAGTACTATCGTTGCTACGATGGACAGACGCGGGATTTGTTCAGTCACAGCTGTGCTCTTCTGATCTAAAAGGATACCTTCTCGAACCATTTATCATCGATGTTGCACTAGACGAAGTACACAAAAAactcaagttcttgatcaactccCAGGTCAAATACTACCCCAACATGTCAGATACAGACATTATGATATCAGATGTCAACTATACCACAAACAGGTATACCACCTTCCACATAGAAGTTGACTTTATGGGCAAGACTTTCataaaagaaaacaaaCGGTTTTGTGACGTCTTGGCCGTCAAAAACACTACTGATTTCATGAACAGTCCCAGATTTCCACAACCCCCGGCCCCAGAAACAGCACCCTACCAACCAGCTTCTGATAAATACAATAGTACCATAAATGCTAAAAGAGGTGTGTTCgcaaaaagagaagatattgaaaatcCCCTGTTGGCTATAAATGGcactttcttcaacacttctcttccagaaacagatgCCAAATTCAGTGACTCGTGGCTGGAATACTTCACTACTAACAACGAGACCATCGAACGTTTATTTTCGAACAGCACCGGATCATTAGTTCAATGTCCATTATATGTCAACGACTCTATCGTTTTCTACTATGAAGCAGATATTAGTCTGCATTTCCACACCTTGGGCTCGTATTCAGTCCGATTTTCTGTGGTTTCCAATGATTTGAGCTCACAACTCATCGGCTGCAACAAGGTTTACGTAACTCCAGTACAGCCAGATAGTATAAGCGGAGTTTTGCTCTTGGGAATACTCATGTTCCTCTTGGTAACTGCCATCTTGAACATCCTCATTGTAGTCTACTCATCGTACCAAGAGTCGTCTAATCCGTTCTTATTCAAGGCTTCCACGATCTGTAatgaagagttgttgaaacaGTTGGATACCACAGTGCCTGGAATTATTATGTATCTTCAGTTTGCACTATTTATTGGTGGTCTAGATCTACAATATCCTGGCTTCTACCAGCCCTTGATTGGCCAGATAAGATGGTGTGCCTTGTTAGGGGTCTCCATATTGCATCGTAGTGTCCCAGAAACGGTCACAAGAATGGACAACATCTATCTGACGATGAACACCGGAGgtttgaagagtttgacGTTGTTCACATCTGACAAATCCATTCTCAACAATTGGCCGAACTTCATCTTATGTCTCATAATAGTTGTGGGAATAATCATTGCCATACAGCAATCATTCTTGGTGCTCAAAATTTTATTCTCTTGCATTgcaaagaaattcaacatcaaaaaaaattgcCGTAAACCAGATAGCGATCAGATTAATTTCacattcaagaagaacttgtacTTCATAGTAGGACAAGCTCTCGATGCCTTTTTGATTATCTTTGGTTTTCCATTCTTGGTGTTTACTTCATTTATGTTCACCAGTGCTGGTGACATCAGAAATAAGAACAAACAGTACCCTAGCATTACAGCATTGACAAATATCTCCTTCtctaattcttcttcttatgATCAGCTAATTATCCCCACTGATCGTAGCAAAATATTGCAAACTAATAACATTACAGTTGCTGGAGTCAATGTGACTTCATTTTTAGATCCGTCATTGAATTTTACAAATGTGACAACTACTATTCCTAATTCCAGCGATTGGAGTACTGTTGCACTGGTCAGTTTGGCAATCGGTTCTATTCTTTTCGCATTATGGGTTGGACTAGTGGGCTACTTTACGTTCAACTActtgatttccttcaaaAAGTTTGGTCTAGTTCGCAGCAAAAAGATTTCTAAATTGTACACTTCGATGAAGACCATTTTGTTGTGgtctttcttctacaaccaCTACCATCCTAATAAGGTTTATTATGTCATAATAGATATATGGTCtgtcttgttgaagctgttgGTTATCGGGCTACTCCAGGATCATGGTAGTATCCAAGTAGCTTGTTTGATCATACTCGAGTTCCTTGACTTAGTACTCTTGTTCACAATACGCCCGTATTTCGTGAAATTGAGTTGGGTGTCTTCAAAATCGTTTTTGCCTCTTGCAAGAGTTTTTGTCACCATCCTCTGCATTCCTTACATCAGGCCATTACAGTTGAGTGAAGCTAGTAGGACCTACGTTGCATATGTCCAGCTATTGATTCATTTGGTTGTTGCGATTGTTTTTCTCATTCAGCTCTTCTACAGTTTCACCAAGACAATCATTTCCATTATTAGACACCATCGTGAGAAAAAGGAAGGTTCCTATAATAGCAAATTGGCTAGCACTGAAAGTAAAGATGAATTTGATATGGAGTTTGAATATCATCCG TTAAAGCCGTCGTTGTTTCCTACAATTGATATTACCAGTGATAATTCATTCGTAGCACCAAAGACA CCTCTAGAAGTTGACGATGAGGAAGATGATGATAAATTTTACTACAGAGCTAGAAACGATCTTCAGTCTAATACAGCCTTTAAAGATAGCCAAATAGCTCCTGAAAAAGTTAAGCTCAAAAGGCACTTTTCGGAGAAgacattgttgaacaagatcaatgaATCTGAAGATCGGGACTTATCAACAAATTACGAAGATTCTCCGAATTTCTCAGATACTGACCTACAATCCTTTGCTAAAGAACAACAGTTCTCCAACTTGCGGAAGGAAAGAAACGACTACAAAGTTCGTGAAGGTGATCAGATCTATAAAAAGTACTTTATTGATGACTCCATAGATCCCGAAGTGAAGGCTTTGTGGGACTCCAGACCTAAC